GGATATTCGAATGATGAAGACTGCCGCAATCATGAGATATGAAACATAAATCCCAAAGCGAAGAAAGGTAAGTCTATTCTTGTTCATTCCACTTGTATCCAATACCGCGGACTGTAAAGATTGAGAAGATATCTAACTTCGCTCTTAAATTACGGATATGGACATCTACCTTCCGTTCATCTTCCAAAGAATCATTTCCCCATACATTTTGAATGATTTCATCGCGTGACATCACAATATTTTTGTTCTCTAAGAAAAACTGTACAATTGCAAATTCAATTGGCGTAAGGTCTTGAGGTGTATCATCTTTCAGTACAGTACGTGCGCGTACATTCATTTCTAAATTTTCGACAGAAGATGTAAGGATTATGTCGCGTTGCGAATCGTTTTGTGACTCAAGAAGTTGTGCAATATAGATAAGAATTAATTTGATACTCTTATTTTTCTCAAGATACATGTCGACATTTAAAGTAACTGATTCAAGTTCCGAATCGTCACTTGGTTTTGCCGTAAGAATCACCGTTTTGATACGAGGGTTCATTTTTTTTGCGGTTGCTGCCAAGCGAATGCCGTTTAAGACGTCCAAGTGTAAATCAGAGATAAGGAGGTCGTATTTATTTTGCGCCAAATACTCGAGCCCTTGAGCCGCGCTGTGAGCTGCATCAACTGAATAGCCTTCTAAGAGCAGTCTTTCCTTTAAAAAATTTGCATAGTCGCGATCGTCTTCAATCATCATAATTTTGAACATTCTGATACCTCCGTTAATTATCTTAATAATACTCTAATTTTGAGCACATAAGTCCGAGAAGTACTGTATTG
The window above is part of the Erysipelothrix sp. HDW6C genome. Proteins encoded here:
- a CDS encoding response regulator transcription factor, with the protein product MFKIMMIEDDRDYANFLKERLLLEGYSVDAAHSAAQGLEYLAQNKYDLLISDLHLDVLNGIRLAATAKKMNPRIKTVILTAKPSDDSELESVTLNVDMYLEKNKSIKLILIYIAQLLESQNDSQRDIILTSSVENLEMNVRARTVLKDDTPQDLTPIEFAIVQFFLENKNIVMSRDEIIQNVWGNDSLEDERKVDVHIRNLRAKLDIFSIFTVRGIGYKWNEQE